In Canis lupus dingo isolate Sandy chromosome 1, ASM325472v2, whole genome shotgun sequence, a single genomic region encodes these proteins:
- the SBSN gene encoding suprabasin isoform X2: MHLASVVSSCSLLLLLGALPGWAANDDPIEKVIEGINRGLTNAEREVGKALEGINNGITHAGREVEKVFNGLSHMGSQAGKELDKGVQGLNSGLDKVAHEINSGIGQAGKEAEKFVHGVNNAAGQVGKEADKVIHGVHHGVNQAGKEAEKFGQGVHHGVNQAGREAEKFGQGVHHGVNQAGSEAEKFGQGVHHGVNQAGKEAEKFGQGVHHGVNQAGKEAEKFGQGVHHGVNQAGSEAEKFGHGVHHGVNQAGKEAEKFGQGVHHGVNQAGSEAEKFGHGVHHGVNQAGKEAEKFGQGFHHGVNQAGKEAEKFGQGVHHGVNQAGSEAEKFGHGVHHGVNQAGKEAEKFGQGVHHGVDQAGKEAEKFGQGVHHGVNQAGKEAEKFGQGVHHGVNQAGKEAEKFGQGVHYAAGQAGKEGDKIIQGVHHGVDQAGKEAEKFGQGHHHGVNQAGKEAEKFGQGVHHGVNQAGKEVEKFGQGVHHAAGQAGKEGDKIVQGIYPGVNQAGQEVGHFGQGVHHAVEQAGKEADKVVQGVHDGVNQAGKEAEKFGQGVHHAAGQAGKEAEKLGQGVHHAAGQAGKEVDRLPQNVHNGVNQAGKEANQLLNGAHPGVSTGQHQHGGGATTTLTSGASVNRPFISFPTLWQSIANIIL, translated from the exons ATGCACCTTGCCAGTGTGGTCAGCTCCTGCTCCCTCCTACTGCTATTGGGGGCCCTTCCTGGATGGGCGGCCAATGATGACCCCATTGAGAAGGTCATTGAAGGAATCAACCGAGGGCTGAccaatgcagagagagaggtgggcaaGGCCCTGGAAGGCATCAATAATGGAATCACTCACGCTGGAAGGGAAGTGGAGAAAGTTTTTAATGGACTTAGCCACATGGGGAGCCAGGCCGGCAAGGAACTGGACAAAGGCGTCCAGGGGCTCAACAGTGGCTTGGACAAGGTAGCCCATGAGATCAACAGTGGCATCGGACAAGCAGGAAAGGAAGCTGAGAAGTTTGTCCATGGGGTCAACAACGCTGCTGGACAGGTTGGGAAGGAGGCAGACAAAGTGATTCACGGGGTCCATCATGGGGTCAACCAGGCTGGGAAGGAGGCGGAGAAGTTTGGTCAGGGGGTCCACCATGGGGTTAACCAGGCTGGGCGCGAGGCAGAGAAGTTTGGTCAGGGGGTCCACCATGGGGTTAACCAGGCTGGGAGCGAGGCAGAGAAGTTTGGTCAGGGGGTCCATCATGGGGTTAACCAGGCtggaaaggaggcagagaagtttGGTCAGGGGGTTCATCATGGAGTTAACCAGGCtggaaaggaggcagagaagtttGGTCAGGGGGTCCACCATGGGGTTAACCAGGCTGGGAGCGAAGCAGAGAAGTTTGGCCATGGGGTCCATCATGGGGTTAACcaggctgggaaggaggcagagaagtttGGTCAGGGGGTCCACCATGGGGTTAACCAGGCTGGGAGTGAGGCAGAGAAGTTTGGCCATGGGGTCCATCATGGAGTTAACcaggctgggaaggaggcagagaagtttGGTCAGGGATTCCACCATGGGGTTAACcaggctgggaaggaggcagagaagtttGGCCAGGGGGTCCACCATGGGGTTAACCAGGCTGGGAGCGAAGCAGAGAAGTTTGGCCATGGGGTCCATCATGGGGTTAACcag gctgggaaggaggcagagaagtttGGTCAGGGGGTCCACCATGGGGTTGACcaggctgggaaggaggcagagaagtttGGTCAGGGGGTCCACCATGGGGTTAACcaggctgggaaggaggcagagaagtttGGTCAGGGGGTCCACCATGGGGTTAACcaggctgggaaggaggcagagaagtttGGTCAGGGGGTCCACTATGCTGCTGGGCAGGCtgggaaagagggagacaaaATAATCCAAGGAGTCCACCATGGGGTTGACcaggctgggaaggaggcagagaaatttGGCCAGGGACACCACCATGGGGTTAACCAGGCTGGTAAGGAGGCAGAGAAGTTTGGCCAGGGGGTCCATCATGGAGTTAACCAGGCTGGAAAGGAGGTGGAGAAGTTTGGTCAGGGGGTCCACCATGCTGCTGGGCAGGCtgggaaagagggagacaaaATAGTCCAAGGGATCTATCCTGGGGTCAACCAggctgggcaggaggtggggcacTTTGGCCAGGGAGTTCACCATGCCGTTGAACAGGCTGGAAAGGAGGCAGACAAAGTGGTCCAAGGGGTCCACGATGGGGTCAACCAGGccgggaaggaggcagagaaatttGGCCAAGGGGTCCACCACGCTGCTGGCCAGGCTGGAAAGGAGGCGGAGAAACTTGGCCAAGGTGTCCACCATGCTGCTGGCCAGGCCGGGAAGGAGGTGGACAGGTTGCCGCAGAATGTTCATAATGGGGTCAACCAAGCCGGCAAGGAGGCCAACCAGCTGCTGAAT GGCGCTCATCCAGGCGTTTCCACCGGCCAGCACCAGCACGGAGGGGGCGCAACCACCACGTTAACATCTGGA GCTTCGGTCAACAGGCCTTTCATCAGCTTCCCAACTCTGTGGCAG aGCATCGCCAACATCATTCTCTAA
- the SBSN gene encoding suprabasin isoform X10, which produces MHLASVVSSCSLLLLLGALPGWAANDDPIEKVIEGINRGLTNAEREVGKALEGINNGITHAGREVEKVFNGLSHMGSQAGKELDKGVQGLNSGLDKVAHEINSGIGQAGKEAEKFVHGVNNAAGQVGKEADKVIHGVHHGVNQAGKEAEKFGQGVHHGVNQAGREAEKFGQGVHHGVNQAGSEAEKFGQGVHHGVNQAGKEAEKFGHGVHHGVNQAGKEAEKFGQGFHHGVNQAGKEAEKFGQGVHHGVNQAGSEAEKFGHGVHHGVNQAGKEAEKFGQGVHHGVDQAGKEAEKFGQGVHHGVDQAGKEAEKFGQGVHHGVNQAGKEAEKFGQGVHHGVNQAGKEAEKFGQGVHYAAGQAGKEGDKIIQGVHHGVDQAGKEAEKFGQGHHHGVNQAGKEAEKFGQGVHHGVNQAGKEVEKFGQGVHHAAGQAGKEGDKIVQGIYPGVNQAGQEVGHFGQGVHHAVEQAGKEADKVVQGVHDGVNQAGKEAEKFGQGVHHAAGQAGKEAEKLGQGVHHAAGQAGKEVDRLPQNVHNGVNQAGKEANQLLNGAHPGVSTGQHQHGGGATTTLTSGASVNRPFISFPTLWQSIANIIL; this is translated from the exons ATGCACCTTGCCAGTGTGGTCAGCTCCTGCTCCCTCCTACTGCTATTGGGGGCCCTTCCTGGATGGGCGGCCAATGATGACCCCATTGAGAAGGTCATTGAAGGAATCAACCGAGGGCTGAccaatgcagagagagaggtgggcaaGGCCCTGGAAGGCATCAATAATGGAATCACTCACGCTGGAAGGGAAGTGGAGAAAGTTTTTAATGGACTTAGCCACATGGGGAGCCAGGCCGGCAAGGAACTGGACAAAGGCGTCCAGGGGCTCAACAGTGGCTTGGACAAGGTAGCCCATGAGATCAACAGTGGCATCGGACAAGCAGGAAAGGAAGCTGAGAAGTTTGTCCATGGGGTCAACAACGCTGCTGGACAGGTTGGGAAGGAGGCAGACAAAGTGATTCACGGGGTCCATCATGGGGTCAACCAGGCTGGGAAGGAGGCGGAGAAGTTTGGTCAGGGGGTCCACCATGGGGTTAACCAGGCTGGGCGCGAGGCAGAGAAGTTTGGTCAGGGGGTCCACCATGGGGTTAACCAGGCTGGGAGCGAGGCAGAGAAGTTTGGTCAGGGGGTCCATCATGGGGTTAACCAGGCtggaaaggag GCAGAGAAGTTTGGCCATGGGGTCCATCATGGAGTTAACcaggctgggaaggaggcagagaagtttGGTCAGGGATTCCACCATGGGGTTAACcaggctgggaaggaggcagagaagtttGGCCAGGGGGTCCACCATGGGGTTAACCAGGCTGGGAGCGAAGCAGAGAAGTTTGGCCATGGGGTCCATCATGGGGTTAACcaggctgggaaggaggcagagaagtttGGCCAGGGGGTCCACCATGGGGTTGACcaggctgggaaggaggcagagaagtttGGTCAGGGGGTCCACCATGGGGTTGACcaggctgggaaggaggcagagaagtttGGTCAGGGGGTCCACCATGGGGTTAACcaggctgggaaggaggcagagaagtttGGTCAGGGGGTCCACCATGGGGTTAACcaggctgggaaggaggcagagaagtttGGTCAGGGGGTCCACTATGCTGCTGGGCAGGCtgggaaagagggagacaaaATAATCCAAGGAGTCCACCATGGGGTTGACcaggctgggaaggaggcagagaaatttGGCCAGGGACACCACCATGGGGTTAACCAGGCTGGTAAGGAGGCAGAGAAGTTTGGCCAGGGGGTCCATCATGGAGTTAACCAGGCTGGAAAGGAGGTGGAGAAGTTTGGTCAGGGGGTCCACCATGCTGCTGGGCAGGCtgggaaagagggagacaaaATAGTCCAAGGGATCTATCCTGGGGTCAACCAggctgggcaggaggtggggcacTTTGGCCAGGGAGTTCACCATGCCGTTGAACAGGCTGGAAAGGAGGCAGACAAAGTGGTCCAAGGGGTCCACGATGGGGTCAACCAGGccgggaaggaggcagagaaatttGGCCAAGGGGTCCACCACGCTGCTGGCCAGGCTGGAAAGGAGGCGGAGAAACTTGGCCAAGGTGTCCACCATGCTGCTGGCCAGGCCGGGAAGGAGGTGGACAGGTTGCCGCAGAATGTTCATAATGGGGTCAACCAAGCCGGCAAGGAGGCCAACCAGCTGCTGAAT GGCGCTCATCCAGGCGTTTCCACCGGCCAGCACCAGCACGGAGGGGGCGCAACCACCACGTTAACATCTGGA GCTTCGGTCAACAGGCCTTTCATCAGCTTCCCAACTCTGTGGCAG aGCATCGCCAACATCATTCTCTAA